One Burkholderia sp. 9120 DNA window includes the following coding sequences:
- the tadA gene encoding tRNA adenosine(34) deaminase TadA, with the protein MSTPPISERDRRFMALAQAAAEQARAAGEVPVGAVLVRGDDVIATGFNHPIGAHDPSAHAEMVALRAAAQTVENYRLPGCELYVTLEPCLMCAGAIMHARIARVVFGARDPKTGACGSVVDAFANPQLNHHTSVTGGVLETECGDALKSFFAERRRASREARAAARAEAEASTTSTSSTPGSAESL; encoded by the coding sequence GTGTCGACTCCACCCATCTCCGAACGCGATCGCCGCTTCATGGCGCTCGCCCAGGCCGCCGCCGAACAGGCGCGCGCAGCCGGCGAAGTGCCGGTCGGCGCCGTGCTCGTGCGCGGCGACGACGTCATCGCCACCGGTTTCAATCATCCGATCGGCGCGCACGATCCGTCGGCGCATGCCGAAATGGTCGCGTTGCGCGCCGCTGCGCAGACTGTCGAGAACTACCGCCTGCCGGGTTGCGAGCTCTACGTCACGCTCGAACCGTGTCTGATGTGCGCGGGCGCGATCATGCACGCGCGCATTGCCCGCGTCGTGTTCGGCGCGCGTGATCCGAAAACCGGCGCGTGCGGCAGTGTCGTCGATGCGTTTGCGAATCCGCAATTGAATCATCACACGTCGGTGACTGGCGGCGTGCTCGAAACCGAATGCGGTGACGCGCTCAAATCGTTCTTCGCCGAACGCCGGCGCGCAAGCCGGGAAGCGCGTGCGGCGGCGCGGGCCGAGGCCGAAGCCAGCACAACTAGCACAAGCAGCACACCAGGCTCGGCTGAGTCGCTCTAA
- a CDS encoding NCS1 family nucleobase:cation symporter-1 — MAQFSAAPGAPAVHAFGEDGASGDPSIPAGYSERLYNEDLAPLRHQTWGAYNIFAFWMSDVHSVGGYVFAGSLFALGLTSWQVLIALLVGITIVNVLCNLIARPSQANGVPYPVACRATFGVLGANIPAVIRGLIAVAWYGIQTYLASSALVIVVLKFVPQLLPYADVHHHGFMGLSTLGWSGFMLLWVLQALVFWHGMETIKKFIDFAGPAVYIVMFMLAGYMVYRAGWRNIGINLGGVKYHGMAVVPVMITAISLVVSYFSGPMLNFGDFSRYGKSFRSVQRGNFWGLPVNFLAFSLVTVITTAATLPVFGELITDPVETVGRIDYPTAVILGALTFTIATIGINIVANFVSPAFDFSNVAPRLISWRMGGMLAAVASIFITPWNLFNNPAVIHYTLDVLGSFIGPLYGVLIVDYYLVKRQKIVLDDLYTVAPTGSYWYRNGVNYRAVAALLPAALIAVLCVMVPALDGMANFSWFIGAGLAALFYRVLAR, encoded by the coding sequence ATGGCTCAGTTCAGTGCAGCGCCCGGCGCTCCAGCAGTTCACGCATTCGGAGAAGACGGCGCGTCCGGCGATCCGTCGATACCCGCAGGCTACAGCGAGCGGCTCTACAACGAAGACCTCGCGCCGTTGCGCCACCAGACCTGGGGCGCGTACAACATCTTCGCGTTCTGGATGTCGGACGTGCACAGCGTCGGCGGTTATGTGTTCGCGGGCAGTCTGTTCGCGCTCGGCCTGACGAGCTGGCAAGTGCTGATCGCGCTGCTGGTGGGCATTACGATCGTCAACGTGTTGTGCAACCTGATCGCGAGGCCGAGCCAGGCGAACGGCGTGCCGTATCCGGTGGCGTGCCGCGCGACCTTCGGCGTGCTCGGCGCGAATATTCCCGCGGTGATTCGCGGCCTGATCGCGGTCGCGTGGTACGGCATTCAGACCTACCTCGCGTCGAGCGCACTGGTGATCGTGGTGCTGAAATTCGTCCCGCAACTGCTGCCGTATGCGGACGTTCATCACCACGGTTTCATGGGACTGTCGACGCTTGGCTGGAGCGGTTTCATGCTGCTGTGGGTGTTGCAGGCGCTGGTGTTCTGGCATGGCATGGAGACCATCAAGAAGTTCATCGACTTCGCCGGTCCCGCCGTCTACATCGTGATGTTCATGCTCGCGGGCTACATGGTGTATCGCGCGGGATGGCGCAACATCGGCATCAACCTGGGCGGCGTGAAGTATCACGGCATGGCGGTGGTACCGGTGATGATCACGGCGATCTCGCTGGTGGTGTCGTACTTCTCCGGGCCGATGCTGAATTTCGGCGACTTCTCGCGCTATGGCAAAAGCTTTCGCAGCGTGCAGCGCGGCAACTTCTGGGGACTGCCGGTCAATTTTCTGGCCTTCTCGCTGGTAACGGTGATCACGACCGCGGCCACGCTGCCGGTGTTCGGCGAGCTGATCACGGATCCGGTCGAAACCGTCGGCCGGATCGACTATCCGACCGCGGTGATTCTCGGCGCGTTGACGTTCACGATCGCGACGATCGGCATCAACATCGTCGCGAACTTTGTCTCGCCGGCGTTCGACTTTTCGAACGTCGCGCCGCGGCTGATCAGCTGGCGCATGGGCGGCATGCTGGCGGCGGTGGCGTCGATTTTCATCACGCCGTGGAATCTGTTCAACAACCCGGCCGTGATCCACTACACGCTCGACGTCCTCGGCAGTTTCATCGGACCTTTGTACGGCGTCCTGATCGTCGATTACTACCTCGTGAAGCGCCAGAAGATCGTGCTCGACGATCTCTACACGGTCGCGCCCACCGGTTCGTACTGGTATCGCAACGGCGTTAATTACCGCGCCGTGGCTGCGTTGCTGCCGGCCGCGCTGATCGCAGTGCTCTGCGTGATGGTGCCGGCGCTCGACGGTATGGCGAATTTCTCGTGGTTCATCGGCGCGGGGCTGGCTGCGCTGTTCTATCGCGTGCTCGCACGCTGA
- the puuE gene encoding allantoinase PuuE, whose product MPLDPNYPRDLIGYGRHPVQANWPGQARVAVQFVLNYEEGGENCVLHGDPGSEQFLSEIVGAAAYPARHMSMESIYEYGSRAGVWRILREFEKRGLPLTVFGVGMAIERNPEVARAFVELGHEIACHGYRWIHYQDMAPEKEAEHMRLGMEAIERVTGERPLGWYTGRDSPNTHRLVAEHGGFLYDSDNYGDDLPFWMDVEVTGGAKVPQLILPYTLDTNDMRFASPQGFNTADHFFTYLRDAFDVLYEEGDEAPKMLSIGMHCRLLGRPGRFRALQKFLDHIEQHDRVWVTRRVDIARHWREHHPYQQNNRGAAA is encoded by the coding sequence ATGCCACTCGACCCGAACTACCCACGCGATCTGATCGGCTACGGCCGCCACCCGGTGCAGGCCAACTGGCCGGGTCAGGCGCGTGTCGCGGTGCAATTCGTTCTGAATTACGAAGAAGGCGGTGAAAACTGCGTCTTGCACGGAGACCCCGGATCGGAGCAGTTTCTGTCGGAGATCGTCGGCGCCGCGGCATACCCGGCGCGTCACATGAGCATGGAGTCGATCTACGAATACGGCTCGCGCGCGGGCGTCTGGCGGATTCTGCGCGAATTCGAAAAGCGCGGCCTGCCGCTCACGGTGTTCGGCGTCGGCATGGCGATCGAACGCAATCCGGAAGTGGCGCGCGCGTTCGTCGAACTCGGCCATGAGATCGCCTGCCACGGCTATCGCTGGATTCACTACCAGGACATGGCGCCGGAGAAAGAGGCGGAGCACATGCGCCTCGGCATGGAAGCGATCGAACGCGTGACCGGCGAGCGTCCGCTCGGCTGGTACACCGGGCGCGACAGCCCGAACACGCATCGTCTGGTGGCCGAACACGGCGGCTTCCTGTACGACTCGGACAATTACGGCGACGACCTGCCGTTCTGGATGGACGTCGAAGTCACGGGCGGCGCGAAGGTGCCGCAACTGATCCTGCCGTACACGCTCGACACTAACGACATGCGCTTCGCGAGCCCGCAAGGCTTCAACACGGCGGACCACTTCTTCACCTATCTGCGCGACGCATTCGACGTGCTGTACGAAGAGGGCGACGAAGCGCCGAAGATGCTGTCGATCGGCATGCACTGCCGTCTGCTCGGACGCCCTGGGCGGTTCCGCGCACTGCAAAAGTTTCTCGATCACATCGAACAGCACGATCGCGTGTGGGTGACGCGGCGCGTCGATATAGCGCGCCACTGGCGCGAACATCACCCTTACCAACAAAACAACCGCGGGGCTGCGGCATGA
- a CDS encoding type II toxin-antitoxin system HipA family toxin, whose protein sequence is MKLDVQVLGKHVATLYRERDDYVLKYDRDANATDFVSLTMPVREEAWRWPRDLHPFFRQNLPEGYLLNLIREQFGPLLDGTDLSLLAVVGAMGIGRVTVTPEGVAPGTDLQALDVQHILHGDNTAGHFARLVRDYARAAISGAVPKFIAPQDAVSVSTPMTLGKPTIRTSRHIVKGSDDSTPFLGFNEFYSMRVLDRLGVAPVARTQMSDDGRALIVERFDVDAQGLPAYGVEDLCGLLGLPPHEKYNSTSEKLLNAARAYLLDRDTSRQQLEHLGWHLLTNYVVRNADCHTKNIALFYTSVDDVAFTPVYDIVTTQAYPRFAANPPGLPIDGRKTWAAGKTLERFFSTRMGIAPRQYAQMVEALCDSAVSVGYELIDAARNETQWHNVAKQMLHAWDDGMSSLRSPKKSLQFKGLKPAIDAAGFSAPEPAQRAREVIGRSPLLGERH, encoded by the coding sequence ATGAAGCTCGACGTTCAGGTATTGGGCAAGCACGTCGCCACGCTCTATCGCGAGCGCGACGACTACGTTCTCAAGTACGACCGCGACGCGAACGCGACCGACTTCGTCAGCCTGACCATGCCGGTGCGCGAAGAAGCCTGGCGCTGGCCGCGCGATCTGCATCCGTTCTTCCGGCAGAACCTGCCCGAGGGCTATCTGCTGAATCTGATCCGCGAGCAATTCGGTCCGCTGCTCGACGGCACCGATCTGTCGCTGCTGGCCGTGGTCGGCGCCATGGGCATTGGCCGCGTCACCGTGACACCCGAAGGTGTCGCGCCGGGCACCGATCTGCAAGCGCTCGACGTCCAGCACATTCTCCACGGCGACAACACCGCCGGGCATTTCGCGCGACTCGTGCGCGACTATGCGCGCGCGGCCATCTCGGGTGCCGTGCCGAAGTTCATCGCTCCTCAGGACGCCGTCAGCGTGTCCACGCCAATGACGCTCGGCAAACCGACTATTCGCACGAGCCGCCACATCGTCAAAGGTTCGGACGACAGCACGCCGTTTCTCGGCTTCAACGAGTTCTACTCGATGCGCGTGCTGGACCGACTCGGCGTCGCGCCCGTTGCACGCACGCAGATGTCGGACGATGGCCGCGCGCTGATCGTCGAGCGCTTCGATGTCGACGCGCAGGGACTGCCCGCCTATGGTGTCGAAGATCTGTGTGGACTGTTGGGCCTGCCGCCGCATGAGAAATACAACTCGACCAGCGAAAAACTGCTCAACGCCGCGCGAGCGTATCTGCTCGATCGCGACACCTCGCGACAGCAACTCGAACATCTAGGCTGGCATCTGTTGACGAACTACGTGGTGCGCAACGCCGACTGCCATACCAAGAACATCGCGCTCTTCTATACCTCGGTCGACGACGTTGCCTTCACGCCGGTCTACGACATCGTCACCACGCAGGCTTATCCGCGCTTCGCAGCCAATCCGCCGGGCTTGCCGATCGACGGTCGCAAGACCTGGGCGGCCGGCAAAACGCTGGAGCGTTTTTTCAGCACGCGCATGGGCATCGCGCCGCGGCAATACGCGCAAATGGTCGAAGCGTTGTGCGACTCGGCGGTGAGCGTCGGCTATGAATTGATCGACGCGGCGCGTAACGAAACGCAGTGGCATAACGTGGCGAAACAGATGCTGCATGCGTGGGACGACGGAATGTCCTCCTTGCGCTCGCCGAAGAAGAGCCTGCAATTCAAAGGGCTCAAACCCGCGATCGACGCAGCGGGGTTTTCCGCACCGGAGCCGGCGCAACGGGCGCGTGAAGTGATCGGACGTTCACCGCTTCTCGGCGAGCGTCATTAG
- a CDS encoding ureidoglycolate lyase, giving the protein MKTLAIEPLTKEAFAAFGDVIELEGAKQIPINLGTTIRFHDLAKVDVTDENGRTLVNLFRGQPRTLPFEVKMLERHPLGSQAFVPLNDKPYLVVVAPAGELDESAIRAFVTSGWQGVNYAKGVWHHPLIALGDVSDFIVVDRGGDGLNLNEQDLAESLWLTEDALSAVAV; this is encoded by the coding sequence ATGAAAACACTCGCGATCGAACCGTTGACGAAAGAAGCGTTCGCCGCGTTCGGCGACGTGATCGAACTCGAAGGCGCGAAGCAGATTCCGATCAACCTCGGTACGACGATCCGCTTTCACGATCTCGCGAAAGTAGACGTGACCGACGAGAACGGCCGCACGCTCGTGAACCTGTTTCGCGGCCAGCCGCGCACGCTGCCGTTCGAAGTGAAGATGCTCGAACGTCATCCGCTGGGTAGCCAGGCCTTCGTGCCGCTCAACGACAAGCCGTATCTGGTCGTGGTGGCGCCGGCGGGCGAGCTGGACGAGTCGGCGATTCGCGCGTTCGTGACGAGCGGCTGGCAGGGTGTCAACTACGCGAAAGGCGTATGGCACCATCCGCTGATCGCTTTGGGCGACGTGAGTGACTTTATCGTGGTCGATCGCGGTGGGGATGGGCTCAACCTCAATGAGCAGGATCTGGCCGAATCGCTGTGGCTCACGGAAGATGCGTTGAGCGCGGTGGCGGTTTGA
- a CDS encoding aspartate/glutamate racemase family protein, which translates to MRIKLINPNTTQRMTDAMGRCARDVAAPGTEVIAVNPTMGPPSIEGYYDEALATPGLLAEVMAGEREGCDGYVIACFGDPGLYAAREVARGPVIGIAEAAMHAASVLAPGFSVVTTLARTCGMAWHLAERYGMKRFCRNVRATDVAVLDLDKPGSAARRIILDECRRALAEDGSDAIVLGCAGMAELCAEIEDALGAPVIEGVTAAVKWTEALIALRLSTAKRGDYARPLAKRYDGALESFSPTDVDPNPRVPRGSGGSSAANPQENAQSVDFLRVNATKPGSHIHSV; encoded by the coding sequence ATGCGTATCAAACTGATCAACCCGAACACGACCCAGCGAATGACCGACGCGATGGGTCGCTGCGCGCGCGACGTCGCCGCGCCGGGCACCGAAGTGATCGCGGTGAATCCCACCATGGGACCGCCGTCGATCGAAGGCTATTACGACGAAGCGCTCGCAACGCCGGGCTTGCTGGCCGAAGTCATGGCCGGCGAACGTGAAGGTTGCGACGGCTACGTGATCGCCTGCTTTGGCGATCCCGGTCTGTACGCCGCGCGCGAGGTGGCGCGCGGTCCGGTGATCGGCATCGCGGAAGCGGCGATGCACGCGGCGAGCGTGCTGGCGCCGGGCTTTTCGGTGGTGACGACACTGGCGCGCACTTGCGGAATGGCGTGGCATCTCGCCGAGCGTTACGGCATGAAGCGTTTTTGCCGCAACGTCCGGGCCACCGACGTCGCCGTGCTCGATCTCGACAAGCCGGGTTCGGCGGCGCGCCGCATCATCCTCGACGAATGCCGGCGCGCGCTCGCCGAGGACGGTTCGGACGCGATCGTGCTGGGCTGCGCCGGCATGGCCGAATTGTGCGCGGAGATCGAAGACGCGCTGGGCGCACCGGTTATCGAAGGCGTAACGGCGGCCGTGAAGTGGACGGAGGCGCTGATTGCGCTGCGCCTGTCGACGGCCAAGCGTGGCGACTACGCGCGGCCGCTCGCCAAGCGTTATGACGGCGCGCTGGAATCCTTCAGTCCGACCGATGTCGACCCGAATCCGCGCGTGCCGCGCGGGTCTGGCGGAAGTTCTGCCGCGAACCCGCAAGAAAATGCGCAAAGCGTTGATTTTCTGCGGGTAAACGCTACAAAACCGGGCTCGCACATACATTCAGTCTGA
- the uraD gene encoding 2-oxo-4-hydroxy-4-carboxy-5-ureidoimidazoline decarboxylase, whose amino-acid sequence MKAMQYTLDQLNSTSTDAFVAALSGIFEHSPWVAELAAQQRPFASIDELHRKMSSLVENAGEEKQLALINAHPELAGKAAVRGELTAESTREQSGAGLAQCTQEEFDKLVALNGAYREKFGFPFILAVRGFDRHGIIANFEARVNNSRADELRASLDQIYRIARFRLDDLIDA is encoded by the coding sequence ATGAAGGCGATGCAATACACTCTGGACCAACTCAACAGCACCTCGACCGACGCGTTCGTCGCAGCGCTGTCCGGTATTTTCGAGCACTCGCCGTGGGTCGCGGAACTCGCCGCGCAGCAACGGCCGTTCGCCAGCATCGACGAGTTGCACCGCAAGATGTCGTCGCTCGTCGAGAACGCGGGCGAAGAGAAACAACTGGCGCTGATCAACGCCCACCCGGAGCTCGCCGGCAAAGCCGCGGTACGCGGTGAGCTGACCGCCGAATCCACGCGTGAGCAGAGCGGCGCGGGCCTCGCGCAGTGCACCCAGGAAGAGTTCGACAAACTGGTCGCACTGAACGGCGCCTATCGCGAGAAGTTCGGTTTTCCGTTCATCCTCGCGGTGCGCGGCTTCGACCGCCACGGCATCATCGCGAACTTCGAGGCGCGCGTGAACAACAGCCGCGCCGACGAATTGCGCGCGAGCCTCGATCAGATCTACCGCATCGCACGTTTCCGGCTCGACGACCTGATCGACGCGTGA
- the ldcA gene encoding muramoyltetrapeptide carboxypeptidase — protein sequence MTVHRTIELIAPSGYPHDPEAVHRALQRFHAQGHRVEGAEVTKRRYQRFAGTDGERAADLNRLADPARALPDIVLAVRGGYGAARILHGLDYEGLQRRLTDQPVALVGHSDFTAIQLALLARAGVKTFGGPMITSDFGAEELSEFTMQHFWSALTKPTMTVTGTTPQAHAVNVSGMLWGGNLAVLTSLIGTPYMPPVQGGILFLEDVNEQPFRVERMIYQLHLSGILAQQQALVLGDFSGGKAYDYDNGYDLHAMIEQVRSVIGIPVVTGLQFGHVHNMLTLPVGADAHLVADAHGFKLNLSGYPMLA from the coding sequence ATGACCGTCCATCGCACCATCGAACTGATCGCGCCGTCCGGCTATCCCCATGATCCGGAAGCGGTGCATCGCGCGTTGCAGCGCTTTCATGCGCAAGGGCATCGCGTCGAGGGCGCGGAGGTGACGAAGCGTCGCTATCAGCGGTTCGCCGGCACCGACGGCGAGCGCGCGGCCGATCTGAACCGGCTCGCCGATCCGGCGCGTGCGCTGCCTGACATTGTGCTGGCGGTGCGTGGTGGCTACGGCGCGGCGCGGATACTGCACGGTCTCGACTACGAAGGGCTGCAACGGCGGCTGACCGATCAGCCGGTCGCGCTGGTGGGACATAGCGATTTCACCGCGATCCAGCTTGCGCTGCTGGCGCGCGCCGGTGTGAAGACCTTCGGTGGCCCGATGATCACGAGCGATTTCGGCGCCGAAGAACTCAGCGAATTCACCATGCAGCACTTCTGGTCGGCGCTGACGAAGCCGACCATGACCGTGACCGGCACTACGCCGCAAGCGCACGCGGTCAACGTCTCAGGCATGTTGTGGGGCGGCAATCTGGCGGTGTTGACGTCGCTGATCGGCACGCCTTACATGCCGCCGGTGCAAGGCGGCATCCTGTTTCTGGAAGATGTGAACGAGCAGCCGTTCCGGGTCGAGCGGATGATCTATCAACTGCATCTGTCCGGCATTCTCGCGCAGCAACAGGCGCTCGTGCTGGGCGACTTCTCCGGCGGCAAAGCCTACGACTACGACAACGGTTACGACCTGCACGCGATGATCGAGCAAGTGCGCTCGGTGATCGGCATTCCGGTCGTCACCGGGCTGCAATTCGGGCATGTCCACAACATGCTGACGTTGCCGGTGGGGGCGGACGCCCACCTCGTCGCGGATGCGCACGGCTTCAAACTGAACTTGTCGGGGTATCCGATGCTGGCCTGA
- a CDS encoding helix-turn-helix transcriptional regulator has translation MTNLADVSDMLKAVRHESSLSQKELAHRAGVARTTVARMETLAKNDMSVSVLVRLLEAAGYDLKFVAHGHGRTLEDILAEQRSPDANP, from the coding sequence ATGACTAATCTCGCCGACGTATCCGACATGCTCAAGGCCGTGCGCCATGAAAGCAGTCTCTCGCAGAAGGAACTGGCACACCGCGCGGGCGTTGCACGCACCACGGTCGCCCGTATGGAAACGCTCGCCAAAAACGATATGAGCGTCTCCGTGCTCGTGCGCCTGCTCGAAGCGGCGGGCTACGACCTCAAGTTCGTGGCGCATGGGCATGGGCGCACGCTTGAAGACATCCTCGCCGAGCAACGCTCGCCGGACGCGAATCCATGA
- the alc gene encoding allantoicase, with translation MALPILDPNAPEFTRRYVNLADPRLGAQALETSDDFFAPKERMLNPEPAVFIPGKYDDHGKWMDGWETRRKRANGYDWCVVKLARPGVIKGLDLDTSHFTGNFPPAASVEAARVVDGVPNQSTQWTEIVPSTSLQGNSHHYHEVSDTNAYTHLRVNIYPDGGIARLRVYGQPQVDWAGASRTDQFDLAAMENGAYLVAANNQHFGAASTILMPGRGVNMGDGWETRRRREPGNDWAIVALAQPGVIRKIEVDTAHFKGNYPDRCSIQAAYVTGGTDSSLITQAMFWPVLLGEQKLKMDNQHYFESEIAALGPVTHVRFNIIPDGGVSRLRLWGTLAS, from the coding sequence ATGGCACTCCCGATTCTCGACCCCAATGCACCGGAATTCACGCGCCGTTATGTGAATCTGGCGGACCCGCGTCTGGGCGCACAGGCGCTCGAGACCAGCGACGATTTCTTCGCGCCGAAGGAACGCATGCTGAATCCGGAGCCGGCCGTTTTCATTCCGGGCAAGTACGACGACCACGGCAAGTGGATGGACGGCTGGGAAACCCGCCGCAAGCGCGCGAACGGCTACGACTGGTGCGTCGTGAAGCTGGCGCGTCCGGGCGTGATCAAGGGTCTCGACCTCGACACCAGCCACTTCACCGGCAACTTCCCGCCGGCCGCTTCGGTGGAAGCCGCGCGCGTGGTGGACGGCGTGCCGAACCAGTCGACCCAATGGACCGAGATCGTTCCGTCGACCTCGTTGCAAGGCAATAGCCACCACTATCACGAAGTCAGCGATACGAACGCGTACACGCATTTGCGCGTCAACATCTATCCGGACGGCGGGATCGCGCGTCTGCGGGTGTACGGTCAGCCGCAAGTGGATTGGGCCGGCGCGAGCCGCACCGATCAGTTCGACCTGGCCGCGATGGAAAACGGCGCGTACCTGGTCGCGGCGAATAACCAGCACTTCGGCGCTGCATCGACGATCCTGATGCCGGGCCGTGGCGTGAACATGGGCGACGGTTGGGAAACGCGCCGCCGTCGCGAGCCGGGCAACGACTGGGCGATCGTCGCGCTGGCGCAACCGGGCGTCATCAGGAAGATCGAAGTCGACACGGCGCACTTCAAGGGTAACTATCCGGATCGCTGCTCGATCCAGGCCGCGTACGTGACGGGCGGCACCGACAGCTCGCTGATCACGCAAGCCATGTTCTGGCCGGTATTGCTGGGCGAACAGAAGCTGAAGATGGACAACCAGCATTACTTCGAAAGCGAAATCGCGGCGCTGGGTCCGGTGACGCACGTGCGCTTCAACATCATTCCGGACGGCGGCGTCTCGCGTCTGCGTCTGTGGGGCACGCTCGCATCATGA
- a CDS encoding GntR family transcriptional regulator, translating into MSDTDPAAVNSSKPEAIAERIRAAILEHRLAPGAKLTEAQLCEVFNVKRGPIRQALAQLATDHLVDLEPNRGAFVASPSLQEVHEVFEMRRIIELAVVEKICNGHGMRRLKNIGGMIGRERKAFETRDFPAWIRLSGEFHTELAGLTGNAVLCDCLNGLVARSTLISALYESLGRSPCSFEDHEAILAALDAGDAKEAAALMSRHLQSVELKMLERPARGAADLLEVFGALDSASKESSNGKSRSKSAPG; encoded by the coding sequence ATGTCCGACACAGATCCCGCGGCCGTCAACAGTTCGAAGCCTGAAGCGATCGCCGAGCGCATCCGCGCCGCGATCCTCGAGCATCGGCTCGCGCCGGGCGCCAAGCTGACCGAAGCCCAGTTGTGCGAAGTATTCAACGTGAAGCGCGGCCCGATCCGGCAAGCGCTCGCGCAGTTGGCGACCGACCACCTCGTCGATCTCGAACCGAATCGCGGTGCGTTCGTCGCGAGTCCGTCGCTGCAGGAAGTGCATGAAGTGTTCGAGATGCGCCGCATCATCGAACTGGCGGTGGTGGAAAAGATTTGCAACGGCCACGGCATGCGGCGTCTGAAGAACATCGGCGGCATGATCGGTCGTGAACGCAAAGCGTTCGAAACCCGTGATTTTCCGGCGTGGATCCGCCTGTCGGGCGAGTTTCATACCGAGTTGGCCGGCCTCACCGGCAACGCCGTACTATGCGATTGTTTGAACGGACTGGTGGCGCGCTCCACGCTGATTTCGGCGTTGTACGAGTCGCTCGGACGCAGCCCGTGTTCGTTCGAAGACCACGAAGCAATTCTCGCCGCGCTCGACGCCGGCGATGCCAAAGAGGCGGCGGCCCTGATGTCGCGCCATTTGCAAAGCGTCGAGTTGAAGATGCTGGAGCGCCCCGCACGCGGCGCGGCCGATCTGCTTGAAGTGTTCGGCGCGCTCGATAGCGCGTCGAAAGAGTCGTCCAACGGCAAGTCCAGAAGCAAGTCCGCGCCAGGCTGA
- a CDS encoding urate hydroxylase PuuD: MEGFITDWLNLAIRWFHVIAAIAWIGESFYFVALDNSLKPPTDPNQRKRGVFGELWHVHGGGFYNMQKYTVAPPEMPEDLHWSKWPSYTTWLSGFGLFTVLYLFSPSTYLIDKNVMDMGPVVAVASALGFLAAGWIVYDSLCRILGNKDKVLGICVGVYVLIAAWLACHIFAGRAAYLIMGAMLATIMSANVFFVIIPGQRKMVDAMLKGDTPNPIYGKRGKQRSVHNTYFTLPVVFAMLSNHYAMTYTHPYNWAVLLIIMLAGALIRQFFVMRHRGQVLWYLPLVGIVLMFCALFWTMPKPVVPQAQAANAPTVKIADIAPVLQQRCVACHSAHPTMMGSAPAGVLLDTPDEISQNAQRIYQQAVTLKAMPLGNVTHMTDDERMKIAAWFEGGAAK; encoded by the coding sequence ATGGAAGGATTTATCACCGACTGGTTGAATCTGGCGATTCGCTGGTTTCACGTCATCGCCGCGATCGCCTGGATCGGCGAGTCGTTCTATTTCGTCGCACTCGACAACAGTCTGAAACCGCCAACCGACCCGAACCAGCGCAAGCGCGGTGTGTTCGGCGAGCTGTGGCACGTGCATGGCGGCGGCTTCTACAACATGCAGAAGTACACCGTCGCGCCGCCGGAAATGCCGGAAGATCTGCACTGGTCGAAGTGGCCGTCGTACACGACGTGGCTGTCGGGCTTCGGTCTGTTCACCGTGCTGTATCTGTTCTCGCCGTCCACGTATCTGATCGACAAGAACGTGATGGACATGGGCCCGGTGGTCGCCGTGGCGTCGGCACTCGGCTTCCTCGCCGCCGGCTGGATCGTCTACGACTCGCTGTGCCGCATTCTGGGCAATAAAGACAAGGTGCTGGGCATCTGCGTCGGCGTGTACGTGCTGATCGCGGCATGGCTCGCTTGCCACATCTTCGCGGGCCGCGCGGCGTACCTGATCATGGGTGCGATGCTGGCGACGATCATGTCGGCGAACGTGTTCTTCGTGATCATTCCGGGTCAGCGCAAGATGGTCGACGCGATGCTCAAGGGCGACACGCCGAACCCGATCTACGGCAAGCGCGGCAAGCAGCGTTCGGTGCACAACACGTATTTCACGCTGCCGGTGGTGTTCGCGATGCTGTCGAACCACTACGCGATGACGTACACGCATCCGTACAACTGGGCCGTGCTGCTGATCATCATGCTGGCCGGTGCGCTGATTCGCCAGTTCTTCGTGATGCGTCACCGTGGCCAGGTGCTGTGGTATCTGCCGCTGGTCGGCATCGTGCTGATGTTCTGCGCCCTCTTCTGGACCATGCCGAAGCCGGTCGTGCCGCAAGCGCAAGCCGCGAACGCACCGACCGTGAAGATCGCCGACATCGCGCCGGTGTTGCAGCAACGCTGCGTGGCGTGCCACTCCGCGCATCCGACGATGATGGGCAGCGCGCCGGCCGGCGTGCTGCTGGATACGCCGGATGAAATCTCGCAGAACGCACAGCGGATTTATCAGCAGGCGGTGACGTTGAAGGCAATGCCGCTCGGCAACGTGACGCACATGACCGACGACGAGCGGATGAAGATCGCCGCGTGGTTCGAAGGCGGCGCTGCGAAGTAA